The Punica granatum isolate Tunisia-2019 chromosome 4, ASM765513v2, whole genome shotgun sequence genome has a window encoding:
- the LOC116205194 gene encoding protein TPX2 isoform X2, whose translation MAEVEGSSAVTTMIDETYEFAAPRFFDFINGETEEDRCRAELWFDSTLSYGPSPFMARIRTGRSIKVEALCDFEDAENEQKGLESSGSSATGCSLEAKGQSQVEVKLEEANEQKGGNEVSVDGETNKLDQVTQASESISIGRKLEAVVTDNKENIRPAIQAGAEGQTPKPSMATRNGDAVLTGSKKHLTAKKIASLIRNPSALKPKVPLQSAQAKTPKPASAMRNTNVKNGAATPNLAQENQAVKRQKLEGGKSRQILNVKPPVLPHKSKTGLYSGSSSISSSIMSNKATKKEGRKVYVREPSTHFISTAEMVKKFQSSTRDLSRPSANNSLTHGKPKLTLTRPKEPELETSQRIRSVRVKSTAELEEEMMAKIPKFKARPLNKKILDGPALPAVQRSTPKPPEFQEFHLETMARANQNAESASVASTETSRQHNNQWRPHLTEPQTPNLQTSLRARPPKVKSSIELEQEELEKVPKFKAKPLNKKILESKGNLGVFCNTKKLLTRPQEFHFATDERFPQPSAVFDLFDKLSLNSEPRHNNPIPRNTNPNPFHLHTEERGAEKERKFITELMRKQWEDERTRVPKANPYPYTTDYPVVPPKPEPKQCTKPEPFQLESLARHEEELQREMEERRRKEKEEAQMRIFRAQPILKEDPIPVPEKVRKPLTEVQVFNLHVDSRAVERSEFDQKVKEKEMMYKRYREENEAMRMMEEEKALKQLRRTMVPHARPVPNFSNPFCPQKSSKEPTKAKSPHLRVIRRKEKRKTATVTPPMSSAAALMR comes from the exons ATGGCAGAGGTTGAAGGTTCGAGCGCCGTGACGACGATGATCGATGAGACTTACGAGTTCGCAGCGCCCCGGTTCTTCGACTTCATTAATGGAGAAACAGAAGAGGACAGGTGCAGGGCTGAACTCTGGTTCGACTCCACCCTCAGCTACGGCCCTTCCC CTTTCATGGCGAGGATCCGGACAGGAAGATCGATTAAAGTTGAAGCTTTGTGTGATTTCGAGGATGCGGAGAATGAACAGAAG GGATTGGAATCATCTGGCTCATCGGCTACCGGTTGTTCCTTGGAAGCTAAGGGGCAATCCCAGGTAGAAGTTAAACTTGAAGAAGCCAATGAACAGAAGGGTGGCAATGAG GTATCTGTTGATGGAGAAACGAACAAATTGGACCAAGTCACTCAAGCAAGTGAAAG CATTTCAATTGGACGAAAACTGGAAGCTGTGGTGACTGATAATAAAGAAAACATCAGACCTGCTATACAAGCTGGAGCAGAAGGGCAGACTCCTAAACCGTCGATGGCCACTCGAAATGGAGATGCAGTACTAACTGGTTCCAAGAAGCATCTGACAGCTAAAAAAATAGCTAGTTTGATAAGAAATCCATCTGCACTGAAGCCAAAGGTCCCTTTGCAGTCTGCACAAGCCAAAACCCCCAAACCTGCGAGTGCTATGAG AAACACAAATGTGAAGAACGGTGCTGCAACCCCCAACTTAGCTCAAGAAAACCAGGCTGTCAAAAGACAGAAGTTGGAGGGAGGAAAGTCCAGACAG ATTCTCAATGTCAAACCCCCGGTTTTGCCTCACAAGTCAAAAACGGGTCTATATAGTGGCAGTTCCAGCATAAGCAGTTCAATTATGAGTAATAAAGCTACCAAGAAGGAGGGGAGAAAG GTTTACGTGAGGGAGCCATCAACACACTTCATTTCAACAGCAGAGATGGTCAAGAAGTTCCAATCGAGTACCAGGGACTTGTCACGGCCCAGTGCTAATAATTCTCTTACACAT GGTAAGCCTAAATTGACCCTTACAAGGCCGAAGGAGCCAGAACTCGAAACAAGCCAACGGATTCGGTCAGTCAGAGTAAAGAGCACTGCAGAGCTGGAGGAAGAGATGATGGCTAAAATTCCAAAATTCAAGGCTCGACCGCTGAACAAGAAG ATTCTGGATGGTCCAGCTTTGCCAGCAGTACAAAGAAGCACACCTAAGCCACCAGAATTTCAG GAGTTCCATCTTGAGACTATGGCACGGGCCAACCAGAATGCGGAGTCAGCTTCTGTTGCCTCCACAGAGACATCTCGCCAG CATAATAACCAATGGAGACCACATCTCACCGAACCTCAAACCCCGAATCTTCAAACATCTTTAAGGGCCCGTCCACCAAAGGTGAAAAGTTCCATTGAACTCGAGCAGGAGGAGCTTGAAAAGGTCCCAAAATTTAAGGCAAAGCCTCTGAATAAAAAG ATTCTTGAGAGCAAAGGGAATTTGGGTGTGTTCTGTAATACAAAGAAACTTTTGACGAGACCGCAAGAGTTTCACTTTGCGACAGATGAAAGGTTTCCGCAGCCTTCTGCTGTGTTTGACTTATTTGACAAG CTTTCATTGAATTCAGAACCTCGACACAACAATCCAATACCAAGGAACACAAACCCGAATCCTTTCCATCTTCATACAGAG GAAAGAGGAGctgagaaagagaggaaattTATCACCGAGTTGATGCGAAAGCAATGGGAGGATGAAAGAACCCGGGTTCCTAAAGCCAACCCATATCCATATACAACTGATTACCCTGTG GTTCCCCCAAAACCAGAACCCAAGCAGTGCACCAAACCCGAGCCTTTCCAACTGGAAAGTTTGGCAAGACACGAAGAGGAACTTCAGAGGGAGATGGAAgaaaggaggaggaaggagaaaGAGGAGGCCCAGATGAGGATCTTCAGGGCGCAACCTATACTCAAAGA GGATCCGATTCCGGTACCTGAGAAAGTGCGAAAACCCCTCACAGAAGTTCAGGTGTTCAATCTCCATGTGGATAGCAGAGCAGTCGAAAGATCGGAATTTGATCAGAAG GTCAAGGAGAAAGAAATGATGTATAAGAGATACAGAGAAGAGAATGAAGCAATGAGAATG ATGGAGGAGGAAAAGGCGTTGAAACAGCTGAGACGGACGATGGTTCCCCATGCAAGGCCAGTCCCGAATTTCAGCAATCCGTTCTGTCCCCAAAA GTCTTCCAAGGAGCCGACCAAGGCAAAGTCGCCGCACCTGAGAGTCATtaggaggaaggagaagaggaaaacGGCTACGGTTACTCCTCCCATGTCTAGCGCAGCCGCTCTCATGAGATGA
- the LOC116202723 gene encoding zinc finger CCCH domain-containing protein 61 encodes MGSVCAEQHKFHHLFSPKNKAGLDIPPRKLLSRRTAAAAPSSPAPASPNADMFLDSPRGFEKFLPYNTSGGGGSDSDDSDPDPYSSDNFRMYDFKVRRCNRSRSHDWTDCPFAHPGEKARRRDPRRYHYSGTVCSEYRRGSCSRGDNCEFSHGVFECWLHPSRYRTEACKDGKNCKRKVCFFAHSQRELRILPLQADNSPEDPTDRSKYRGLASLGQHHLSCLFCHHSSAVNSSPTSTLMGLSHVSSPAVSPSQSLSPPLSPMKHRSSLGNISPVSHYGDRLTDLLSYKDVLNEIMGSLDVMKVSDVPSSDLRHKRNVPWVDVSFPGDDQTQFILSPAAPSPASAPGDSFRFADGRLGFLDDSYKVSKNNAGDGLVAASDPDLGWVNELLM; translated from the exons ATGGGTAGTGTTTGTGCAGAGCAGCACAAGTTCCACCACCTCTTCAGCCCCAAGAACAAGGCCGGTCTCGACATCCCCCCGAGGAAGCTCCTCAGCCGCCGCACTGCTGCTGCGGCCCCATCCTCTCCTGCTCCCGCTTCCCCCAACGCCGACATGTTCCTCGACTCGCCACGGGGGTTTGAGAAGTTCCTGCCCTACAACACCAGCGGTGGTGGTGGGTCCGACTCGGATGACTCCGACCCGGACCCCTACTCGTCGGATAACTTCCGCATGTATGACTTTAAGGTGAGGCGGTGCAACAGGAGCCGGAGCCATGACTGGACTGACTGCCCGTTTGCCCATCCGGGTGAGAAGGCCCGGCGCAGGGACCCCAGGAGGTATCACTACTCTGGGACCGTGTGCTCGGAGTACCGCCGCGGGTCCTGCAGCCGCGGAGACAACTGCGAGTTCTCGCACGGCGTGTTCGAGTGCTGGCTCCACCCCTCTAG GTATCGGACCGAAGCATGCAAGGACGGAAAGAACTGCAAGAGAAAGGTGTGCTTCTTTGCGCACTCGCAGCGCGAGCTCCGCATCCTCCCTCTCCAGGCCGATAACTCCCCGGAAGACCCCACTGACAGGAGCAAGTACCGGGGCTTGGCCTCGTTGGGACAGCATCATCTGAGCTGCCTCTTCTGCCACCACTCGTCCGCGGTCAACTCGTCCCCGACCTCCACCCTGATGGGACTCTCCCACGTCTCATCTCCCGCAGTCTCTCCGTCTCAGTCCCTCTCTCCACCGCTCTCCCCTATGAAGCACCGCTCATCCCTTGGCAACATCTCCCCCGTTTCCCACTACGGGGACCGGCTTACCGACTTGCTGAGTTACAAGGACGTGCTGAATGAGATAATGGGCTCCTTGGATGTCATGAAGGTTAGCGATGTCCCTAGCAGCGACCTGCGTCACAAGAGGAACGTCCCGTGGGTGGATGTATCGTTCCCCGGGGATGACCAGACACAGTTCATTCTTTCCCCGGCGGCGCCAAGCCCCGCATCGGCTCCTGGAGATTCCTTCCGCTTTGCGGATGGCAGGCTAGGGTTTTTGGACGACTCCTACAAGGTCAGTAAAAACAATGCTGGGGACGGACTGGTTGCTGCTTCCGATCCCGATCTCGGGTGGGTCAATGAGCTTCTGATGTAG
- the LOC116206034 gene encoding probable protein phosphatase 2C 58 isoform X2, giving the protein MEDYVVSDFKQVNGNELGLFAIFDGHLGHDVANYLQTHLFSNILKQPDFWTDTESAIKRAYQSTDEEILDKAMVLGKGGSTAVTAILINGEKLMVANVGDSRAVICRNGGAKQLSVDHEPSKEKRLIESRGGFVSNLPGDVPRVDGQLAVARAFGDKSLKIHLSSEPHVAVEKIDNDVEFIILASDGIWKVISNEEAVDLIKNTKDAQSAAKTLIDHAQSRKSKDDISCVVVRFQ; this is encoded by the exons ATGGAAGACTATGTCGTGTCTGATTTCAAGCAAGTGAATGGGAACGAGCTCGGCCTGTTTGCAATATTTGACGGCCACTTGGGTCATGATGTCGCAAACTATTTGCAGACTCATCTCTTCAGCAACATTCTAAAGCAG CCTGACTTTTGGACTGACACAGAGAGTGCGATAAAAAGAGCTTATCAGAGCACCGACGAAGAAATTTTGGATAAAGCGATGGTGTTGGGAAAAGGAGGATCAACTGCGGTCACAGCAATTCTGATCAATGGAGAGAAGCTCATGGTGGCAAATGTCGGAGATTCTCGTGCAGTCATATGTAGGAATGGTGGAGCTAAACAGCTATCAGTTGATCACGAGCCGAGCAAGGAGAAAAGACTTATTGAGAGCCGAGGTGGATTTGTGTCCAATCTTCCTG GTGATGTCCCTCGAGTCGATGGACAGCTGGCGGTGGCGAGGGCATTCGGTGATAAGAGTTTGAAGATCCACCTGAGTTCAGAACCCCATGTTGCTGTAGAGAAGATCGATAACGATGTTGAGTTCATCATTCTCGCCAGCGATGGAATATGGAAG GTGATCTCGAATGAAGAAGCAGTGGACTTGATCAAGAACACGAAGGATGCTCAGTCCGCTGCAAAGACATTAATAGACCACGCTCAGAGTCGGAAGAGTAAGGACGACATATCATGTGTTGTGGTCAGATTTCAGTGA
- the LOC116205652 gene encoding non-specific lipid-transfer protein 13-like: protein MASVIGLLLIVILAGLVSPPVDAFTRCEYVYDYFPYCLDFLVGYRALATTRCCNHVKKLNFLAKHLLGPRLICECIEAMVRGMDPPLIAYNIDALPYQCSTQLSFPISSSMDCSTVPA from the exons ATGGCTAGCGTGATCGGGTTATTACTGATTGTAATCCTTGCTGGCTTGGTTTCGCCTCCTGTGGATGCATTTACTAGGTGTGAGTACGTGTACGACTATTTCCCTTACTGCCTGGACTTTCTCGTGGGTTACCGGGCATTGGCGACGACGAGGTGCTGCAACCACGTCAAGAAACTCAACTTCTTGGCGAAGCACCTGCTGGGCCCTCGCCTGATCTGCGAATGCATCGAGGCCATGGTGAGGGGTATGGATCCCCCGCTGATTGCCTACAATATCGACGCACTTCCTTACCAGTGCTCGACCCAGCTCAGCTTCCCCATCTCTTCTAGCATGGACTGCTCCAC GGTTCCAGCCTAA
- the LOC116205194 gene encoding protein TPX2 isoform X1, with the protein MAEVEGSSAVTTMIDETYEFAAPRFFDFINGETEEDRCRAELWFDSTLSYGPSPFMARIRTGRSIKVEALCDFEDAENEQKGLESSGSSATGCSLEAKGQSQVEVKLEEANEQKGGNEVSVDGETNKLDQVTQASESISIGRKLEAVVTDNKENIRPAIQAGAEGQTPKPSMATRNGDAVLTGSKKHLTAKKIASLIRNPSALKPKVPLQSAQAKTPKPASAMRNTNVKNGAATPNLAQENQAVKRQKLEGGKSRQILNVKPPVLPHKSKTGLYSGSSSISSSIMSNKATKKEGRKVYVREPSTHFISTAEMVKKFQSSTRDLSRPSANNSLTHDAAASLAQGKPKLTLTRPKEPELETSQRIRSVRVKSTAELEEEMMAKIPKFKARPLNKKILDGPALPAVQRSTPKPPEFQEFHLETMARANQNAESASVASTETSRQHNNQWRPHLTEPQTPNLQTSLRARPPKVKSSIELEQEELEKVPKFKAKPLNKKILESKGNLGVFCNTKKLLTRPQEFHFATDERFPQPSAVFDLFDKLSLNSEPRHNNPIPRNTNPNPFHLHTEERGAEKERKFITELMRKQWEDERTRVPKANPYPYTTDYPVVPPKPEPKQCTKPEPFQLESLARHEEELQREMEERRRKEKEEAQMRIFRAQPILKEDPIPVPEKVRKPLTEVQVFNLHVDSRAVERSEFDQKVKEKEMMYKRYREENEAMRMMEEEKALKQLRRTMVPHARPVPNFSNPFCPQKSSKEPTKAKSPHLRVIRRKEKRKTATVTPPMSSAAALMR; encoded by the exons ATGGCAGAGGTTGAAGGTTCGAGCGCCGTGACGACGATGATCGATGAGACTTACGAGTTCGCAGCGCCCCGGTTCTTCGACTTCATTAATGGAGAAACAGAAGAGGACAGGTGCAGGGCTGAACTCTGGTTCGACTCCACCCTCAGCTACGGCCCTTCCC CTTTCATGGCGAGGATCCGGACAGGAAGATCGATTAAAGTTGAAGCTTTGTGTGATTTCGAGGATGCGGAGAATGAACAGAAG GGATTGGAATCATCTGGCTCATCGGCTACCGGTTGTTCCTTGGAAGCTAAGGGGCAATCCCAGGTAGAAGTTAAACTTGAAGAAGCCAATGAACAGAAGGGTGGCAATGAG GTATCTGTTGATGGAGAAACGAACAAATTGGACCAAGTCACTCAAGCAAGTGAAAG CATTTCAATTGGACGAAAACTGGAAGCTGTGGTGACTGATAATAAAGAAAACATCAGACCTGCTATACAAGCTGGAGCAGAAGGGCAGACTCCTAAACCGTCGATGGCCACTCGAAATGGAGATGCAGTACTAACTGGTTCCAAGAAGCATCTGACAGCTAAAAAAATAGCTAGTTTGATAAGAAATCCATCTGCACTGAAGCCAAAGGTCCCTTTGCAGTCTGCACAAGCCAAAACCCCCAAACCTGCGAGTGCTATGAG AAACACAAATGTGAAGAACGGTGCTGCAACCCCCAACTTAGCTCAAGAAAACCAGGCTGTCAAAAGACAGAAGTTGGAGGGAGGAAAGTCCAGACAG ATTCTCAATGTCAAACCCCCGGTTTTGCCTCACAAGTCAAAAACGGGTCTATATAGTGGCAGTTCCAGCATAAGCAGTTCAATTATGAGTAATAAAGCTACCAAGAAGGAGGGGAGAAAG GTTTACGTGAGGGAGCCATCAACACACTTCATTTCAACAGCAGAGATGGTCAAGAAGTTCCAATCGAGTACCAGGGACTTGTCACGGCCCAGTGCTAATAATTCTCTTACACAT GATGCTGCTGCTTCACTTGCACAGGGTAAGCCTAAATTGACCCTTACAAGGCCGAAGGAGCCAGAACTCGAAACAAGCCAACGGATTCGGTCAGTCAGAGTAAAGAGCACTGCAGAGCTGGAGGAAGAGATGATGGCTAAAATTCCAAAATTCAAGGCTCGACCGCTGAACAAGAAG ATTCTGGATGGTCCAGCTTTGCCAGCAGTACAAAGAAGCACACCTAAGCCACCAGAATTTCAG GAGTTCCATCTTGAGACTATGGCACGGGCCAACCAGAATGCGGAGTCAGCTTCTGTTGCCTCCACAGAGACATCTCGCCAG CATAATAACCAATGGAGACCACATCTCACCGAACCTCAAACCCCGAATCTTCAAACATCTTTAAGGGCCCGTCCACCAAAGGTGAAAAGTTCCATTGAACTCGAGCAGGAGGAGCTTGAAAAGGTCCCAAAATTTAAGGCAAAGCCTCTGAATAAAAAG ATTCTTGAGAGCAAAGGGAATTTGGGTGTGTTCTGTAATACAAAGAAACTTTTGACGAGACCGCAAGAGTTTCACTTTGCGACAGATGAAAGGTTTCCGCAGCCTTCTGCTGTGTTTGACTTATTTGACAAG CTTTCATTGAATTCAGAACCTCGACACAACAATCCAATACCAAGGAACACAAACCCGAATCCTTTCCATCTTCATACAGAG GAAAGAGGAGctgagaaagagaggaaattTATCACCGAGTTGATGCGAAAGCAATGGGAGGATGAAAGAACCCGGGTTCCTAAAGCCAACCCATATCCATATACAACTGATTACCCTGTG GTTCCCCCAAAACCAGAACCCAAGCAGTGCACCAAACCCGAGCCTTTCCAACTGGAAAGTTTGGCAAGACACGAAGAGGAACTTCAGAGGGAGATGGAAgaaaggaggaggaaggagaaaGAGGAGGCCCAGATGAGGATCTTCAGGGCGCAACCTATACTCAAAGA GGATCCGATTCCGGTACCTGAGAAAGTGCGAAAACCCCTCACAGAAGTTCAGGTGTTCAATCTCCATGTGGATAGCAGAGCAGTCGAAAGATCGGAATTTGATCAGAAG GTCAAGGAGAAAGAAATGATGTATAAGAGATACAGAGAAGAGAATGAAGCAATGAGAATG ATGGAGGAGGAAAAGGCGTTGAAACAGCTGAGACGGACGATGGTTCCCCATGCAAGGCCAGTCCCGAATTTCAGCAATCCGTTCTGTCCCCAAAA GTCTTCCAAGGAGCCGACCAAGGCAAAGTCGCCGCACCTGAGAGTCATtaggaggaaggagaagaggaaaacGGCTACGGTTACTCCTCCCATGTCTAGCGCAGCCGCTCTCATGAGATGA
- the LOC116206034 gene encoding probable protein phosphatase 2C 58 isoform X1 encodes MMGKEILQRMKVKAGLGSSTPDTGKGKGKISKHITHGFHLVKGKSNHAMEDYVVSDFKQVNGNELGLFAIFDGHLGHDVANYLQTHLFSNILKQPDFWTDTESAIKRAYQSTDEEILDKAMVLGKGGSTAVTAILINGEKLMVANVGDSRAVICRNGGAKQLSVDHEPSKEKRLIESRGGFVSNLPGDVPRVDGQLAVARAFGDKSLKIHLSSEPHVAVEKIDNDVEFIILASDGIWKVISNEEAVDLIKNTKDAQSAAKTLIDHAQSRKSKDDISCVVVRFQ; translated from the exons ATGATGGGCAAAGAGATTCTGCAGCGTATGAAG GTAAAGGCTGGGCTTGGTTCTTCTACGCCCGACACAGGAAAAGGCAAAGGTAAAATCTCAAAGCACATAACACATGGCTTTCACTTGGTCAAGGGAAAGTCGAACCATGCAATGGAAGACTATGTCGTGTCTGATTTCAAGCAAGTGAATGGGAACGAGCTCGGCCTGTTTGCAATATTTGACGGCCACTTGGGTCATGATGTCGCAAACTATTTGCAGACTCATCTCTTCAGCAACATTCTAAAGCAG CCTGACTTTTGGACTGACACAGAGAGTGCGATAAAAAGAGCTTATCAGAGCACCGACGAAGAAATTTTGGATAAAGCGATGGTGTTGGGAAAAGGAGGATCAACTGCGGTCACAGCAATTCTGATCAATGGAGAGAAGCTCATGGTGGCAAATGTCGGAGATTCTCGTGCAGTCATATGTAGGAATGGTGGAGCTAAACAGCTATCAGTTGATCACGAGCCGAGCAAGGAGAAAAGACTTATTGAGAGCCGAGGTGGATTTGTGTCCAATCTTCCTG GTGATGTCCCTCGAGTCGATGGACAGCTGGCGGTGGCGAGGGCATTCGGTGATAAGAGTTTGAAGATCCACCTGAGTTCAGAACCCCATGTTGCTGTAGAGAAGATCGATAACGATGTTGAGTTCATCATTCTCGCCAGCGATGGAATATGGAAG GTGATCTCGAATGAAGAAGCAGTGGACTTGATCAAGAACACGAAGGATGCTCAGTCCGCTGCAAAGACATTAATAGACCACGCTCAGAGTCGGAAGAGTAAGGACGACATATCATGTGTTGTGGTCAGATTTCAGTGA